Proteins co-encoded in one Gossypium arboreum isolate Shixiya-1 chromosome 11, ASM2569848v2, whole genome shotgun sequence genomic window:
- the LOC128283859 gene encoding L10-interacting MYB domain-containing protein-like: MTNFEKETGKGFSQRQLKNRWDALKKEWKAWKKLKGKDTGLEWNPIKKTVDASDDWWESRLKVVPEAQKFRTSGIDPEFEGKLDQIFMGIVATGDKAWAPFSGTLRSDIFEDVNNEIPEENEEENVRNDVRILNDVHISNDVHISNDVQIDGNGQKRKNPEISSSHFKT; the protein is encoded by the exons ATGACTAACTTTGAGAAAGAAACAGGCAAGGGTTTTTCACAAAGACAACTTAAAAATAGGTGGGATGCCCTAAAAAAAGAATGGAAAGCTTGGAAGAAACTTAAAGGCAAAGATACTGGTCTAGAGTGGAATCCTATAAAAAAAACCGTTGATGCATCGGATGATTGGTGGGAGAGTAGGCTAAAG GTTGTGCCTGAAGCTCAAAAATTTAGAACATCGGGCATTGATCCTGAATTCGAAGGGAAGTTAGACCAAATATTCATGGGGATAGTTGCAACAGGTGATAAAGCATGGGCACCTTTTTCTGGTACACTCCGTAGTGATATTTTTGAAGATGTTAACAATGAAATACCTGAAGAGAATGAAGAAGAAAATGTGAGAAATGATGTTCGCATTTTAAATGATGTTCACATTTCAAATGATGTTCACATTTCAAATGATGTTCAAATTGATGGAAACGGTCAAAAAAGGAAAAACCCTGAGATATCAAGTTCACATTTTAAAACTTGA